The Xiphophorus couchianus chromosome 5, X_couchianus-1.0, whole genome shotgun sequence genome includes a region encoding these proteins:
- the polg2 gene encoding DNA polymerase subunit gamma-2, mitochondrial isoform X2 yields the protein MLTLSARRCVLSQSKSPLNSTRGHCDTAPPDVLDRVRTLLQLCADRYYISPGESNSELFRRGWSCSYGPLGVELRRNLLQQWWHSVTGSRAWVFGVNTVSSSPDRGAGGARVIESERFQQILDQAELSREQLIQKLNRLLLSSPSVRTSLLKGALEQFAPSLEMVNKKLPFGLAESGLCFQPSDGSGCSAEVTQTSLVWFCSPRSSSQWLDHWARHRLKWWRKFALSPSDFSSTEVPENELEEKTSRGVKILYKFPWGLESLETLWCRGDAELLQTYKGIRTKLQTRDGRKSIPHVVSVSGNMDRGAMAFLSNSLQQLRREDGKKRLQQRKVLKLHPVLAPVKVALDIGKGATVELRQVCEGLLQEFLEAKISAWPGYLEAVPTSLELLNAKFQI from the exons ATGCTGACTCTGAGCGCCAGACGCTGCGTCCTGTCACAGAGTAAATCTCCACTGAACAGCACCAGAGGACATTGTGACACAGCACCGCCTGATGTTTTGGACCGGGTCCGGACTTTACTGCAGCTCTGTGCGGACAGATACTATATTTCTCCCGGAGAGAGCAACTCGGAGCTGTTCCGGAGAGGCTGGAGCTGCAGCTACGGACCTTTGGGCGTGGAGTTGAGGAGGAACCTGCTGCAGCAGTGGTGGCACTCTGTGACCGGGTCCAGGGCCTGGGTGTTCGGGGTGAATACTGTGAGCAGCAGCCCGGacagaggagctggaggagcccGGGTTATTGAATCTGAACGTTTCCAGCAGATACTGGATCAGGCTGAGTTGAGCAGAGAGCAGCTGATCCAGAAGCTGAACAGGCTCCTGCTGAGCTCTCCATCTGTGAGAACAAGCTTACTTAAAG GTGCCTTGGAGCAGTTTGCGCCCTCTCTGGAGATGGTGAACAAAAAGCTTCCTTTCGGCCTGGCTGAGTCCGGTCTGTGTTTCCAGCCTTCAGATGGCTCTGGTTG CTCTGCTGAGGTCACCCAGACGTCTCTGGTTTGGTTTTGCTCTCCTCGCTCTTCTTCCCAGTGGCTGGATCACTGGGCCCGCCACAGGCTGAAGTGGTGGAGGAAG TTCGCCTTGTCTCCCTCTGACTTCAGCAGCACTGAGGTGCCTGAAAACGAGCTTGAAGAGAAAACGTCTCGTGGGGTGAAGATCTTGTACAAGTTTCCGTGGGGCCTCGAATCCCTGGAGACGCTGTGGTGCCGAGGAGACGCAGAGCTGCTGCAGACGTATAAGGGCATCCGCACCAAACTGCAG ACTCGAGATGGTCGAAAGTCCATTCCCCACGTTGTGTCTGTAAGCGGCAACATGGACCGCGGCGCAATGGCTTTCCTGTCCAACTCACTCCAGCAGCTCAGAAGAGAAGACGGAAAAAAGAGGCTGCAGCAGAGAAAG gttttaaagCTGCATCCAGTGTTGGCTCCTGTCAAAGTGGCTTTAGACATTGGCAAGGGAGCCACGGTGGAACTGAGGCAG GTGTGTGAAGGCCTTCTGCAGGAGTTTCTGGAAGCTAAGATCTCTGCGTGGCCCGGATATCTTGAAGCTGTGCCAACATCATTAGAGCTTCTGAATGCTAA atTCCAGATATGA
- the LOC114144116 gene encoding probable ATP-dependent RNA helicase DDX5 encodes MPGFSDRDRGRDRGYGGGPPRFGGGGGGNRGGPPPGKFGNPGERLRKRHWNLDELPKFQKNFYQEHLDVTHRPLQEVEEYRRSKEVTVKGRDCPKPIVKFHEAAFPSYVMDVIVKQNFTDPTPIQSQGWPVALSGKDMVGIAQTGSGKTIAYLLPAIVHIQHQPFLEHGDGPICLVLAPTRELAQQVQQVAAEYGRASRLKSTCIYGGAPKGPQIRDLERGVEICIATPGRLIDFLECGKTNLRRCTYLVLDEADRMLDMGFEPQIRKIVEQIRPDRQTLMWSATWPKEVRQLAEDFLKDYVQINIGALQLSANHNILQIVDVCNDLEKEDKLIRLLEEIMSEKENKTIIFVETKRRCDELTRRMRRDGWPAMGIHGDKSQQERDWVLNEFRFGKAPILIATDVASRGLDVEDVKFVINYDYPNSSEDYIHRIGRTARSQKTGTAYTFFTPNNMKQASDLISVLREANQAINPKLIQMAEDRGGRGRGGRGGYRDDRRDRYSGGRSNFGGGGGYRDRDGDRGFGNGPKTAFGGNKAQNGGNYGGNNSNSSGNYGNSNYSNSNGQGNFSAAPNQGGAGGFGNQNFQGPPQFGGMQRPAQNGVNHPPFPFNSQPPPQNQQPPPPPPMVPYPMPPPFPQ; translated from the exons ATGCCTGGCTTTTCAGACAGAGACCGGGGCAGAGATAGAGG ttATGGTGGCGGCCCTCCTCGTTTTGGTGGCGGTGGAGGAGGCAACAGGGGAGGCCCTCCTCCAGGAAAGTTTGGAAACCCCGGAGAAAGGCTGAGGAAGAGACACTGGAACCTGGATGAGCTTCCAAAGTTTCAGAAGAACTTCTACCAGGAACACCTGGACGTCACACACAGACCTCTG CAAGAGGTTGAAGAGTATCGGAGAAGCAAAGAAGTCACAGTGAAAGGCAGAGATTGTCCCAAACCGATCGTTAAATTCCATGAAGCTGCTTTTCCAA GCTATGTCATGGATGTTATTGTTAAGCAGAACTTCACTGACCCGACTCCAATCCAGTCCCAGGGGTGGCCAGTCGCTCTGAGCGGCAAAGACATGGTGGGCATCGCTCAAACTGGCTCTGGGAAAACCATTGCT TATCTTCTGCCGGCAATTGTTCACATCCAACATCAGCCGTTCTTGGAGCACGGAGACGGACCCATT TGCTTGGTTCTGGCCCCGACCAGGGAGCTGGCTCAGCAGGTGCAACAAGTGGCTGCTGAATATGGGAGGGCTTCTCGTCTCAAGAGTACCTGCATCTATGGTGGCGCGCCAAAAGGGCCACAAATAAGGGACCTGGAGAGGG gaGTGGAGATTTGCATCGCTACTCCAGGCCGTCTCATTGATTTCCTGGAGTGTGGTAAAACCAATCTGCGTCGTTGCACCTACCTTGTGCTGGATGAAGCCGACCGCATGCTGGACATGGGCTTTGAACCTCAGATCCGCAAAATAGTGGAACAAATTCGG cctGATCGTCAGACTCTGATGTGGAGCGCCACCTGGCCGAAAGAGGTTCGTCAGCTGGCTGAGGACTTCCTGAAGGATTATGTCCAGATCAATATTGGTGCATTGCAGCTCAGTGCCAATCATAACATCCTGCAGATAGTTGATGTCTGCAATGACCTGGAGAAGGAGGACAA GCTGATCCGTTTGTTGGAGGAGATCATGAGCGAAAAGGAGAACAAGACCATTATCTTTGTGGAGACCAAGCGACGTTGTGATGAACTTACCAGGAGAATGAGAAGAGATGG GTGGCCAGCAATGGGTATCCATGGAGACAAGAGCCAGCAAGAAAGGGACTGGGTTCTTAATG AGTTCAGATTTGGCAAAGCTCCAATTCTGATTGCTACAGACGTGGCTTCCCGTGGTTTAG ATGTGGAGGATGTGAAATTTGTCATCAATTATGACTACCCTAACTCCTCCGAGGACTATATCCACCGCATTGGCCGCACGGCCCGCAGTCAAAAAACGGGCACAGCCTACACCTTCTTCACCCCCAACAACATGAAACAGGCCAGCGACCTGATCTCTGTGCTGCGCGAGGCTAACCAGGCCATCAATCCCAAGCTCATCCAGATGGCAGAGGACAGAGGAg GTCGCGGACGGGGGGGAAGAGGTGGCTATAGGGATGACCGTCGCGATAGGTATTCAGGCGGCAGAAGTAACTTCGGTGGCGGCGGCGGCTACAGGGACAGGGACGGCGATAGAGGGTTCGGCAACGGCCCGAAAACTGCCTTTGGGGGAAACAAAGCCCAAAACGGTGGGAATTACGGAGGCAACAATAGCAATTCTAGCGGTAACTATGGCAACAGCAATTACAGCAATAGTAACGGACAGGGTAACTTTAGCGCTGCACCAAACCAAGGCGGCGCTGGCGGCTTTGGTAACCAGAACTTCCAGGGCCCCCCTCAGTTTGGCGGTATGCAGAGGCCCGCCCAGAACGGCGTGAACCACCCGCCATTCCCCTTCAACTCTCAGCCACCGCCACAGAACCAACAGCCACCGCCACCGCCACCGATGGTGCCCTACCCGATGCCGCCGCCATTCCCTCAGTAA
- the polg2 gene encoding DNA polymerase subunit gamma-2, mitochondrial isoform X3 has translation MLTLSARRCVLSQSKSPLNSTRGHCDTAPPDVLDRVRTLLQLCADRYYISPGESNSELFRRGWSCSYGPLGVELRRNLLQQWWHSVTGSRAWVFGVNTVSSSPDRGAGGARVIESERFQQILDQAELSREQLIQKLNRLLLSSPSVRTSLLKGALEQFAPSLEMVNKKLPFGLAESGLCFQPSDGSGCSAEVTQTSLVWFCSPRSSSQWLDHWARHRLKWWRKFALSPSDFSSTEVPENELEEKTSRGVKILYKFPWGLESLETLWCRGDAELLQTYKGIRTKLQTRDGRKSIPHVVSVSGNMDRGAMAFLSNSLQQLRREDGKKRLQQRKVLKLHPVLAPVKVALDIGKGATVELRCVKAFCRSFWKLRSLRGPDILKLCQHH, from the exons ATGCTGACTCTGAGCGCCAGACGCTGCGTCCTGTCACAGAGTAAATCTCCACTGAACAGCACCAGAGGACATTGTGACACAGCACCGCCTGATGTTTTGGACCGGGTCCGGACTTTACTGCAGCTCTGTGCGGACAGATACTATATTTCTCCCGGAGAGAGCAACTCGGAGCTGTTCCGGAGAGGCTGGAGCTGCAGCTACGGACCTTTGGGCGTGGAGTTGAGGAGGAACCTGCTGCAGCAGTGGTGGCACTCTGTGACCGGGTCCAGGGCCTGGGTGTTCGGGGTGAATACTGTGAGCAGCAGCCCGGacagaggagctggaggagcccGGGTTATTGAATCTGAACGTTTCCAGCAGATACTGGATCAGGCTGAGTTGAGCAGAGAGCAGCTGATCCAGAAGCTGAACAGGCTCCTGCTGAGCTCTCCATCTGTGAGAACAAGCTTACTTAAAG GTGCCTTGGAGCAGTTTGCGCCCTCTCTGGAGATGGTGAACAAAAAGCTTCCTTTCGGCCTGGCTGAGTCCGGTCTGTGTTTCCAGCCTTCAGATGGCTCTGGTTG CTCTGCTGAGGTCACCCAGACGTCTCTGGTTTGGTTTTGCTCTCCTCGCTCTTCTTCCCAGTGGCTGGATCACTGGGCCCGCCACAGGCTGAAGTGGTGGAGGAAG TTCGCCTTGTCTCCCTCTGACTTCAGCAGCACTGAGGTGCCTGAAAACGAGCTTGAAGAGAAAACGTCTCGTGGGGTGAAGATCTTGTACAAGTTTCCGTGGGGCCTCGAATCCCTGGAGACGCTGTGGTGCCGAGGAGACGCAGAGCTGCTGCAGACGTATAAGGGCATCCGCACCAAACTGCAG ACTCGAGATGGTCGAAAGTCCATTCCCCACGTTGTGTCTGTAAGCGGCAACATGGACCGCGGCGCAATGGCTTTCCTGTCCAACTCACTCCAGCAGCTCAGAAGAGAAGACGGAAAAAAGAGGCTGCAGCAGAGAAAG gttttaaagCTGCATCCAGTGTTGGCTCCTGTCAAAGTGGCTTTAGACATTGGCAAGGGAGCCACGGTGGAACTGAG GTGTGTGAAGGCCTTCTGCAGGAGTTTCTGGAAGCTAAGATCTCTGCGTGGCCCGGATATCTTGAAGCTGTGCCAACATCATTAG
- the polg2 gene encoding DNA polymerase subunit gamma-2, mitochondrial isoform X1 — MLTLSARRCVLSQSKSPLNSTRGHCDTAPPDVLDRVRTLLQLCADRYYISPGESNSELFRRGWSCSYGPLGVELRRNLLQQWWHSVTGSRAWVFGVNTVSSSPDRGAGGARVIESERFQQILDQAELSREQLIQKLNRLLLSSPSVRTSLLKGALEQFAPSLEMVNKKLPFGLAESGLCFQPSDGSGCSAEVTQTSLVWFCSPRSSSQWLDHWARHRLKWWRKFALSPSDFSSTEVPENELEEKTSRGVKILYKFPWGLESLETLWCRGDAELLQTYKGIRTKLQTRDGRKSIPHVVSVSGNMDRGAMAFLSNSLQQLRREDGKKRLQQRKVLKLHPVLAPVKVALDIGKGATVELRQVCEGLLQEFLEAKISAWPGYLEAVPTSLELLNAKYDEMGVLFTVVIGEKTLESGLLQVRSRDTTVRETIHISEIRNFLSKYISAADKF, encoded by the exons ATGCTGACTCTGAGCGCCAGACGCTGCGTCCTGTCACAGAGTAAATCTCCACTGAACAGCACCAGAGGACATTGTGACACAGCACCGCCTGATGTTTTGGACCGGGTCCGGACTTTACTGCAGCTCTGTGCGGACAGATACTATATTTCTCCCGGAGAGAGCAACTCGGAGCTGTTCCGGAGAGGCTGGAGCTGCAGCTACGGACCTTTGGGCGTGGAGTTGAGGAGGAACCTGCTGCAGCAGTGGTGGCACTCTGTGACCGGGTCCAGGGCCTGGGTGTTCGGGGTGAATACTGTGAGCAGCAGCCCGGacagaggagctggaggagcccGGGTTATTGAATCTGAACGTTTCCAGCAGATACTGGATCAGGCTGAGTTGAGCAGAGAGCAGCTGATCCAGAAGCTGAACAGGCTCCTGCTGAGCTCTCCATCTGTGAGAACAAGCTTACTTAAAG GTGCCTTGGAGCAGTTTGCGCCCTCTCTGGAGATGGTGAACAAAAAGCTTCCTTTCGGCCTGGCTGAGTCCGGTCTGTGTTTCCAGCCTTCAGATGGCTCTGGTTG CTCTGCTGAGGTCACCCAGACGTCTCTGGTTTGGTTTTGCTCTCCTCGCTCTTCTTCCCAGTGGCTGGATCACTGGGCCCGCCACAGGCTGAAGTGGTGGAGGAAG TTCGCCTTGTCTCCCTCTGACTTCAGCAGCACTGAGGTGCCTGAAAACGAGCTTGAAGAGAAAACGTCTCGTGGGGTGAAGATCTTGTACAAGTTTCCGTGGGGCCTCGAATCCCTGGAGACGCTGTGGTGCCGAGGAGACGCAGAGCTGCTGCAGACGTATAAGGGCATCCGCACCAAACTGCAG ACTCGAGATGGTCGAAAGTCCATTCCCCACGTTGTGTCTGTAAGCGGCAACATGGACCGCGGCGCAATGGCTTTCCTGTCCAACTCACTCCAGCAGCTCAGAAGAGAAGACGGAAAAAAGAGGCTGCAGCAGAGAAAG gttttaaagCTGCATCCAGTGTTGGCTCCTGTCAAAGTGGCTTTAGACATTGGCAAGGGAGCCACGGTGGAACTGAGGCAG GTGTGTGAAGGCCTTCTGCAGGAGTTTCTGGAAGCTAAGATCTCTGCGTGGCCCGGATATCTTGAAGCTGTGCCAACATCATTAGAGCTTCTGAATGCTAA ATATGATGAGATGGGCGTTCTCTTCACTGTGGTGATCGGTGAAAAGACTCTGGAGAGCGGCCTACTGCAAGTCCGCAGCAGAGACACAACCGTCAGAGAGACCATTCACATTTCAGAAATTAGAAACTTTCTCTCTAAAtatatttctgctgctgacaaaTTCTGA